A DNA window from Nitrospira sp. contains the following coding sequences:
- a CDS encoding conserved exported protein of unknown function (Evidence 4 : Unknown function but conserved in other organisms; MaGe:77310887), translating into MKPASCVASIGVSLAVVAMVTACGVVGSPVAPEKVGVNPTITRQKMQLQKSGSVQPGDNASEGPVPIEPMELKGQDQELPPLRPVGSR; encoded by the coding sequence ATGAAACCGGCGAGTTGCGTTGCGTCGATCGGTGTAAGTTTGGCCGTAGTCGCCATGGTGACAGCCTGTGGGGTTGTGGGCTCTCCGGTCGCTCCGGAGAAGGTGGGGGTCAATCCGACGATCACCAGGCAGAAGATGCAGTTGCAGAAGTCCGGCTCCGTGCAGCCGGGAGACAATGCCTCGGAGGGGCCGGTTCCGATAGAGCCGATGGAGCTGAAAGGGCAAGACCAAGAATTGCCGCCGTTACGGCCGGTCGGGAGCAGATAG